A region of the Mesoterricola sediminis genome:
GCGCCGCCATCGGGGAGCCCAAGCGCAAGTAGGGGAGGTTACCCTCAGGGTCGACGGGAGGCTGCCATGCACGCGCTGAAGGACCCCGGACTGCTCAGGAGCCAGGCCTGGATCAACGGGCGCTGGGTGGACGGCGAGCCCCTCGAGGTCCGCGACCCCGCCACCGGGGCCCGGGTCGGCTCGGTGCCGGCCCTGGGCGCCGCCGAGGCCCGGGAGGCCGTGGAGGCCGCCGCGGCGGCCCTGCCCGCGTGGCGGGCCCGGCCCGCCCACGCGCGCGGCCAGGCCCTGCGGCGCATGTTCGACCTCATGGGCGCCCACGAGGACGACCTGGCCCTCCTCATGACTTCCGAGCAGGGCAAGCCCCTGGCCGAGGCCCGGGGCGAGATCCGCTACGCCGCCTCGTTCCTGGAGTGGTTCTCCGAGGAGGCCCGGCGGATCTACGGGGAGACCATTCCCGCCCCCTCCGCGGACCGGCGCATCGTCGTCGTGAAGGAGCCCGTGGGCGTGGTGGCCGCCATCACCCCGTGGAACTTCCCGTCGGCCATGATCACCCGCAAGCTGGGCCCCGCCCTGGCCGCGGGCTGCACGATGGTCCTCAAGCCGGCCGGGGCCACGCCCCTGTCCGCCCTGGCCCTGGCCGAGCTCTCGCGCCGGGCCGGCATCCCGGACGGGGTGTTCAACGTGGTGACCGGCCCCTCCGGCCCCATCGGGCAGGAGCTCACGACGAACCCGCATGTGCGGAAACTCACCTTCACCGGGTCCACCGAGGTGGGCAAGCGCCTGCTGGCCCAGTGCGCGGGCACGGTCAAGAAGGTCTCCATGGAACTGGGCGGCAACGCCCCCTTCCTCGTCTTCGACGACGCGGACCTCGAGGCTGCCGTCGCCGGGGCCGTGGCCTCCAAGTTCCGGAACTCCGGCCAGACCTGCGTGTGCACCAACCGCTTCCTCGTCCAGGAGGGCATCCGGCCCGCCTTCGCCGAAGCCCTGGCCGCCGCCGTGGCGGACCTCCAGGTGGGGGACGGGCGGGAGCCGGGGGTCCAGCAGGGCCCGCTCATCGACGAGGGGGCCGTGGCCAAGGTGGAGGCCCACATCCGGGACGCCGTGGCGCGGGGCGCGCGCATCCTGGCCGGCGGGTCCCGCCACGCCCTGGGCGGCACCTTCTTCCAGCCCACGGTCCTGGACGGCGCGGACCCCGCCATGGCCCTGGCCCGGGAGGAGACCTTCGGCCCGGTGGCCGCGGTCTTCCCGTTCCGCACCGAGGCGGAGGCCGTCGCCCTGGCCAACGACACGCCCTACGGCCTCGCCTCGTACCTCTACACCCGGGACCTGGCCCGCGCCTGGCGGGTGTCCGAGGCCCTGGAATACGGCATGGTGGGCATCAACACGGGCCTCATCTCCACCACCGTGGCCCCCTTCGGCGGCGTCAAGGAGTCCGGCCTGGGCCGGGAGGGCTCCCGCCACGGCATCGAGGACTACCTGGAGGTGAAGTACCTCTGCATGGCCGGGCTCTGACAGCCGGGCCGGCGCCGCCCCGTGGGAAGGCCCCCGCCTGGGGCTCAGGCCAGGTCGCGCGAGGCGTCCGCAGCGGGATCGGGGTGCGACAAGGCCCGCCCGCGGAGGAGGACCAGGACGAGGGTGGCCTGACCTTCGGTCCAGGCCTCGCCCTCCCCTTCCAGGAGCGCGGCGGCGCCGGCCTCGAGGGCCAGGCCCCCCACCCGGGCCGCCCCCTCGGCGCAGTAGACCAGGCGCAGGGGGGCGTCCGGCAGGCGCTGGGCGCCGGCGCCGGGGCGGAGCACCGACAGGTCATGGGTGCAGGCGCCCCGGCGGGTCATGACGCCGAAATCCAGGCAGGGGCCGCCCAGGAGGCGCCCGGTGGTCACCCAGTCCCCGCTGAAGCGCACGGGCTGGAAGGGCCCTGCCAGGCGCTGGCGGCCGTGGGGCCCGTGGTCCAGGTCCAGGCCCTCGCCCGCCAGCAGGAGCAGGGAGCGGTCCAGGCCCGGGAAGGCCGAGAAGGGCCCATCCGCCAGGACAGGCGCACGGCTGATCCGGAGGAGGAAGCCCGTCGCCAGGCTGGCCCCCTCGGGCCGGATCAGGAACTGGTCGGTGGAACCGAGGCCGTTCTTCCAGGGCATGGCGCGGACATCGCCCGGCCCCAGGCGGCGGATCAACGGAGGTCCAGGTCGTAGGGCATGCGCGCGTAGAGCCCGTTGGGATCGTTGAGGGTCTCCAGCTGGCCGAAGAGCCGCTGGACCTGCTGCTGGAGGACGCCGGCGCGGGCCTGGGTGTAGGGGTGCTTGCCGCCGCCCAGGGCCTCCATCAGCTTCTCGATGGGGCTCTTGGGCTCGGCGGGGCCGGCCAGGGTGTAGTCCTTCTCCACCTTGGCGAGCTTGGCCGCGTGGCGGACGGCCTCCTGGAGGCCGCCGAGCTCGTCCACGAGGCCGAGGCGCTGGGCCGCGGCGCCGGACCAGACGCGGCCCTGGGCGATCTCGTGCACGGCGTCGCGGCTCATCTTGCGGCCTTCCGCGACCTTGCCGAGGAAGACCTCGTAGATCCAGTCCACCGAGCCCTGGGCCCGGGCCAGCTCCTCGGGGGTCTTGGGGCGGGAGAGGGTGGCGGCGCTGGCGAGGCGGCTGGTCTGCACCCCGTCCCAGGTGATGCCGTGCTCGTTGGCGAGGGCCTTGATGTTGGGCAGCATGCCGAAGACGCCGATGGAGCCGGTGATGGTGGTGGGCTCCGCGAAGATCCGGTCCGCCTGGCAGGAGATCCAGTAGCCGCCGGAGGCCGCCAGGTGGCCCATGGAGACCACGACCGGCTTCTCCTTCCGGGCCAGGACCAGCTCCCGCTGGATCAGCTCGGAGGCCGTCACGCTGCCGCCGGGGCTGTTGACCCGCAGGACGATGGCTTTCACGCCCTTGTCCAGGCGCAGGCGGCGGATCTCGCGGCTGAGGGCGTCCCCGCCCACGGCGCCGTCGGTGCCGCTGCCGTCCACGATGGTGCCCTCGGCGAAGACCAGGGCGATGCGGTTGCGGCCGGTCTCCGCGTCGGGCCCGGCCTTCACGTAGGTGGCGAGGTCGATCTGGGGATAGTCGCGGTCCGAGGCCTTCTTCCCGGCCAGGGCCTTGAGCTCGTCCAGCACCTCGTCATAGGCGGCGAGCTTGTCCACGAGCCCGGCCTTCAGGGCCTCGGGCGAGGTCAGGGTGCCCTGGGTGTCGGCGATGGCCTGGACGGCCTCGGGACTGAGCTTGCGGTCGGCGGCCACGGTGCGCTTCCAGTCGGCCCACAGGTCGTCGAGGAGGGACTGGACCTCTTCGCGGTTGGCGTCGCTCATGCGGTCCAGGACGAAGGGCTCCACGGCGCTCTTGTACTTGCCGGCCCGGGTCACCTGGACGTCGATGCCGTACTTCTTGAAGGCCTTGCCGAAGAAGGTGATCTCGGAGGCGAAGCCCGTGGCGTCCACGAGGCCCATGGGGTTGGCCATCACCTTGCCCGCGCCGGCGCAGAGGTAGAGTTCCCGCTTGGTCCAGTACTGGTTGTAGGCGAGGACCGGCTTGCCCGAGTCCTTCTTGAAGCGCTGGATCGCCTCCCGCAGCTCCTTCAGGGCGGCGGGGCCCGAGCCCACGCCCTCCGGCCGCAGGTTCCCGGTGATGAAGAGGGCGCTGACGCTGCCGTCGTGGGTCGCCCGGTCCAGGGCCTGGATCACCTGGTGCAGGGGCAGGCCTTCAGCCGGGCCCTGGCCCGCCATGCGCTGGACGACTTCCGCCGGCGAGGTCTCCCGGTAGGCGTCCGTGAAATTCGTGTTCAGGTCGAGGATGAGGACGGCCCGGGCGGGTACCGTCGGCTTGCTGGGCCCCATGGAGGCGAGGAGGAGCACCAGGAGCACGAGGCACCCGCCGCAGAACACCACCAGGCCGACCAGGGTCGCGAAGAGCGAGCGGAAAAATTCCTTCATGGGAACCACCCCCTATTGTTTCCATCATGTCACGGGACGCCCGCTTCCCGACCCCTTGGGCAAAGGTGACAAGAATGGTAAACTTTCGTGTCAAGGAGGCCCCATGGGCAACTATCCGGAATACATGGTCGCGCCGATGCGCGATGAGCTGACCCAGGCGGGTTTCGAGCACCTCATGACCCCGGAGGACGTGGACCGCGCGCTGGCGCGGCCCGGCACCACCCTCCTCGTGGTGAACTCCGTGTGCGGCTGCGCCGCCGCCGGGGCGCGCCCCGGCGTCGTCCTGGCCCTCACCCGGCTCGGCGCCACGTTCGATCACAAGGTGACCGTCTTCGCCGGCATGGAGAAGGAGGCCACCGCCCGGGCCCGGGAGTACTTCGAGGGCGCCGCCCCCAGCTCCCCCCAGGCCGCCATCCTGCGCGAGGGGCGGCTCGTCCACCTCATGCAGCGCACCGCCTTCCTGGACCGCGCCCCCGAGGCGATCGCCGAGGAGCTCGTCGCTTCGGTCGGCTAGGGCGTACCATGGGGGGATGCGCACCATCCTCCTTTCCGCCCTGGCCACCGCCCTGCTCGGAGCCCAGGAGCCCCCGCCGGCTCCCGCTCCGCCGCCGCCCTCGACCCTGGCGACCCCCATCGTGGTGGACCTGGGACCGATGTTCGCGGCCGCGGAGCGGAACACGCCGGTCACCCCGCCGGGGGTGGAGACCTGGACGAACCTGCCCAACGTGGGAACGGGGCTGCCCGCCTACCGCTTCAACCTGTACCGGGACCCCCTCTACTTCGTGGTGAAGGGCAACCGCATCGTCGCCCACACCACCGTGAACTACTGGTTCGAAGTGGGGCTGCGGATGGGCTCGTACGTGAAGGGTATGGGCTCCTGCGGCCTGCCCCCCGAGAAATTCCGCCGGGCCCGCCTGGGCATCCAGGCCGAGGTCAACCTGACGCCCGACTGGAACCTGGACCTGCGGCTCACCCCCGAGGAGCCCGTCCGCATCGACGGCTGCCAGATCACCTTCGTGGGCTACGACATCACCGACCGGGTGCTCTCGGGCATGAAGGACAACCTGACCAAGGCCCTGGAGGCCATGCGGAGCCAGATCCAGGATGCGGTGAAGCTCCGGGCCCGCGCCGAGGAGGCCTGGCGGCAGGCCCTCCAGCCCGTGGAACTGGCGCCGGGCGTCTACCTCGCCCTGAACCCCGAGCGGGTGCGCCTGGCGCCCTGGGCCAGCCAGGGCAAGACCCTGACCCTGACGCCCGAGATCCAGGTGCGCCCCGCCATCACCCTGGGGGTGCGCCCCGAGGTCGCGCCCCGCCCCCTGCCCCCGCTGGACCTCAGCGCCGGCCCCATCGCCGCCGGCCTCAACCTCCAGGTGGACGCGGACCTGAGCTTCGAGCACGCGGCGAAGCAGATGATGGCCCAGGTCGGGGGCCAGACCTTCGAGACGGAGAAGGGCAAGTTCCGCATCGAGGGCGTGGCCATCCGGGCCAAGGACGGCTTCGCCTACCTGGACCTGGACGTGCGGGGCCGCGTCGACGGGCGCCTGACCCTCAAGGGCCGCCCCGTGTTCGACGCGCAGCTGGGCATCCTGCGCCTGGAGGACCTGGACTACACCCTGGAGACCCAGAGCCTCTTCACCCGGTTCGGCGAGTGGCTCTACCGGGGCACCCTCAAGCGCACCCTCTCCGAGAAGTGCGGGATGTTCCTCGACCACAGCCTGAAGGACATCAAGGAGAAGACCCGGGCGGGCCTGAACCGGACCCTCGCCCCGGGCGTGGCCCTGGCCGGGGACGTCGACCTCCTGCACGTGCGCAGGGTCGACGTCCTCCCGGACCGGTTCAAGGTGGAGGCGCGTCTGGAGGGCACGGCCCGCCTCCTTGTCACGCCCGACCTGAAGTAGCGCGGGACCTCAGTAGGCGAGGACCTTGCGCATCCCCTCCAGCACCTTGTCGGTGTTGGGCAGGATGGCGCGCTCCAGGATGCGGTTGAAGCCCACGGGGGTGAAGGTGCTCCCCACGCGGCCCACGGGGGCGTCCAGCCACGGGAAGCACTGCTCCGTGATCTGGGCCGCCACTTCGCCGCCGAAGCCGCCGAAGATCTTGTCCTCGTGGACGACGATCGCGCGGTGGGTCTTCTTGACGCTGGCGAAGATGGTCTCGGTGTCCAGGGGGTTGAGGCTCCGCAGGTCCACCACCTCGACGCTCACGCCCTCCTTCTCGAGCCGGTGGGCGGCCTCGAGGGCGAAGTGCACGGGGGTGCCGTAGGCCAGGACCGTCAGGTCCTTGCCCTCGCGGCGCACCCGGGCCTTCCCGAAGGGGACGGCGAACTCCTTGGGCACGTGGGCCTTGGCCTGGGCCGCGTTGTAGAGGTACTTGGGCTCCAGGAAGAGGGTGACGCCCTTGCTGCGGATGCAGCTGCGCAGGAGGCCCGCGGCGTCGTCGGCGAAGGCCGGCATGACGACCCGGATGCCGGGGATCGTGGTGAGGAAGCCCTCGATGTTCTGGCTGTGGTAGAGGCCGCCGCCGATGTAGCCCCCGGAGGCGAGCCGGATGGTCACGTTGGGCACCTGCTTCCCGCAGCTGCGCCAGGACTCGTGGCTGAGCTCGATGAGCTGCTCCGCGGCGGGCCAGAAGTAGTCGGCGAACTCCGCGCCCTCGACCACCACGCGGATGCGCTCGTCCAGCTTGCAGAAGCCCAGGGCGGTGCCGGTGATGAAGTCCTCGGCGATGGGGCCGTTGAACACCCGGGAGCGGCCGAACTCCTGCTGCATCCCCTTGGTGATGTTGAAGATGCCGCCCTTCTCCTTGTTGGCGACGTCCTGGCCCCAGATGTAGGTGTCGGGGTTGGCCCGGAACTCCTCCTTGAGGGTCTGGTTCACGGCCTGCAGAAGGGTGATGGCGGGCCCCTCCTCCTGGTGGAGGCCGTCCGGGAAGGCGGGGCTCACCCAGGGCTCGGGGACCAGGTGCTCATGGATGGTGGCGGGATCGGGATCGGGGGCCACCAGGGCCGCGTCGGAGGCGGCGTTGTAGGCCTCCAGGTTCGTCTTCTCGATCTCCTGCAGCTCCGCCTCGGTCACCCCGTGGGCGAGGCAGGTGGCGCGGAAGCGGGGCAGCGGATCCTGGGCCCGGGCCGCGGCCAGCTCCTCGGGGGAGCGGTAGAGCTCGTGCTTGTCCGAATTGGAGTGGCTGCCGATGCGGACGCAGTCGGCCTGGACGATGGCGGGGCCGGCGCCGGAGCGGGCGTGCGCCACGGCCTCGTCGAGGGCCCGCTTGGAGTCCAGGGGATCCTTGCCGTCGCACTTGAGGATCAGGACGTTCTTGAAGCCCCGGAAGTTGTCGCACACGTGCTCGTTGGCGGTCTGGTCGGACTTGGGCACGGAGATGCCGTAGCCGTTGTCCTGGAACACGAAGACCACGGGCAGCTTCTCCAGGCTGGCGCCGTTGATGGCCTCGTAGACGTACCCTTCGGAGACGCTGCTCTCGCCCTGGCTGCTGAACACCACCAGGTCCCGGCCGTAGGTCTTGGCCGCCCGGGCCAGGCCCACCGCGTGCTGGGTGTGGTTGCCCGTGCAGCTGGACACGTTCTGGATGTGGATCTCCGGCTTGCCGAAGTGGTTCGACATGTGGCGGCCGCCGCTGGAGGGGTCCGTGGCCTTGGAGATGCCGTTGAGGATGATCTCCAGGGGGGTGAGGCCCGCGGCCAGGCAGGTCAGCATGTCCCGGTAGTAGGGGAAGAGGTAGTCGACCCCCGCCCGGAACGTGAGGCCCAGGGCCAGCTGGATGCCGTCGTGCCCGGCGCAGGGGGCGTGGTACGACCAGCCGATGGCCTGCTTCAGGTAGTTGGGGGCCTTGTCGTCCAGGACCCGCCCCATGTGCATGAGGCGGTACCATTCGCGGAGATCGGCGGCGCCCGGCGCGGAGGAGGTCTCGGTCTTCTCTAGGGTCTTGGTCATTCAGGTGTCCTCGGTTGGGGGACCCCCGGGGGGCTTCAGTAGCTGATCACCCGGATCGCGGGGTCCACTTCGTCCTGGAGCAGCCCCTCGATGAACCTGAGGGTCCCCGTCCCCGAGCTGGGGCAGGAACCGCAGGCGCCGTGGTAGCTGATCTGCAGCACGTTGTCCTCGAAGGAGAGGACCTCCAGGCCCCCTCCGTCCCCGGCCAGTCCGGGGCGGATGCGCTCGTCCAGGAGCTTGTTGATGCGGGCCAGTTTCTCGTCGTCGGCCAGGGAGGCCCCCGGGTGGGGGGCGTCGCCGTCCACGGCGTCCATCTCCAGGTCCTCGATGGCCTCGCAGATGGGGTCGATGAGGCCGCTCCACTCGTCCTCCATGGCCTTGTTCACGGTGACGAACCGGTCCATGTAGAAGACGGAGGTGATGTGCCCCAGGGCGAAGAGGCGCGACGCCAGGGGGTCCCCCACGGCGGCGCCGAAGTCCCGGAAGGAACGGGTGCCCGAACGCAGGAGCGGCCGCTGAACGATGAACTTCAGGGCGTCCGGGTTGGGGGTGGGCTCGATATTGACGACCTTGGGCATGCAGTGACCTCGTACGTCCTTGAATAGTTTACCGGAAAGCTCGGGTTTATCCAGCGCTTTCCGCCGGCCCTCGCCTTGGACCCCCCGGGGGGGAATACTGGATGCAGGAGTCGCAGATGTTCGAGACGGAACGGGAAGCTTGCATCCAGGCCGCGAAGGCCGGCGGGGCGGTCCTCAAGGGCCTGTGGGGGCGCCTGGACCCCTCGACGATCACCGAGAAGACCAAGAACGATTATGTGACCGAGGCGGACCGCAGGAGCGAGGCCACCATCCACCGGGAACTGGACCGCCTCATCCCCGGGCTGGCCTTCCTGGGCGAGGAGACCGGGGCCCAGGGCCCCCAGGGCGGGCGCCGCTGGATCGTGGACCCCCTGGACGGCACCCTCAACTTCGTCCAGGGCTTCCCCCACTGGTGCGTGTCCGTGGCCCTGTGGGACGAGGCGGGCCCCCTGGCCGGCTGTGTCTACGACCCCCTCCGGGAGGACGTCTTCGCGGCCGCCCGGGGCGCGGGCGCCACCTGCAATGGCCGGCCCCTGGCCGTCTCCGCCCAGGCGGGCCTGGACGGGGCCTTCCTCGCCACCGGCTTCGCCTTCCAGCTGGGCGACCGGTTCCCCCGCTTCCAGCGGGCCCTGGAGCCCGTCTTCTACCGGGCCAAGGCCATCCGCCGCGCCGGCTCCGCCGCCCTGGACCTGGCCCACACGGCGGCCGGCATCTACGACGGTTTCTTCGAGATGGGCCTCAAGCGCTGGGACTTCGGGGCCGGCGTCCTCCTCGTGCAGGAGGCGGGCGGGACCCTCTCGGACTGGGAGGGCGGCGACACCTGGCGGGAGACGGGCGACATGGTGGCCGCCGCCCCCGCCGTCCACCCCGAGCTGGTGGCGGCCATCCGGACGCGCCCCTGAACGCGCGCGGCGCGCCCGGAAGGGCGCGCCGCGCGGGTGGGAGGGGTGCCGGCTACTCGGTCGCCTTGGCGGCGCGGCTGTACACCACCGTGAAGATGCACAGGGCGGTCATGGCCGCGATGGCCAGCCATTCCCCGGTGGCGCCCTCGGCGGAGGCCGCGGAGAGGATGGGGAAGCCCTCCTTCCACTTGATCTTCACGAAGCTGGCGATGACGCCCATGATGCCGCCGCCGGCCATGAGGCCGCTGGCCACGAGGATGCCGCGGTTCTCCCGGGCCTTGGCCAGGGCGTCGGAATCGCCGGTCTTCCGGCGGTTCACGATCCAGGCCAGGACGCCGCCCAGGAGCAGGGGGCTGTTCACCTCGATGGGCAGGTACATGCCCAGCGCGAAGCCCAGGGCGGGCAGCTCGACCATGCGGAGGACGAGGCTCAGGACGACGCCCAGGGAGAACAGGAACCAGCGCAGGGGCATGGCGGTGGTGCCGAAGATGCCGTCCAGGATCTCGCGCATGGCGCTGGCCTGGGGCGCGGGCACGGCCGCGGTGCCGAAGCCCTGGTGGGCCATGCCCCACATGGCCAGGCCGGTGAAGACGGCGGCCACGAAGGTGCCCATGAACTTCAGGCCCATCTGCTTGGCCGGGGTGGCGCCGATCCAGTGGCCGATCTTGAGGTCGGTGGCGAAGGCGCCGCTGGCGGAGAGGGCCGTGCACACGACGCCGCCCACCATGAGGGTGATGAACATGCCCACGCCGCCGGCATAGCCCAGCTTGACCATCACGAGGCCCGTGATGATCAGGGTCAGCATGGTCATGCCGCTGATGGGGTTGGTGCCGATGGTGGCGATGGCGCGGGCGGCCACGGGGGCGAAGAGGAAGGCGATGGCCATGACCACCCCGGTGCCCATGAAGGCCGCGAAGACGGCGCTCTTCATGCCCAGGCCAAAGCTGAAGAAGAGGAAGGCGGCCAGGGCGAAGACGAGGAGGCCCATGGCCACGAAGCTGTTGGGCAGGGTGCGGTGGGTGCGGGGGGCGATCCCCTTCTCCACCTTCTCGGCGGACTTGAGGCCAGCCAGGTTCTTGCCGATGCTCCGGATCATGCCGGGCATGCCCGCGAGCACGCCCATGATGCCGGCGCCGGCGATGGCGCCGATGCCGATGATGCGCACGTAGGCCTTGAAGATCTGCTCGGGGCTCATCTGCGCGATGGGCAGGGCCCCCGGCGGCAGGGTCACCGGCACGTGCTGGCCGATGGCGTGGATCATGGGCACCAGGACGAAGGTGGAGAGCACGCTGCCCGCGGCGATCACGGCCGAGTAGCGCAGGCCGATGATGTAGCCGATGCTCATGGTGGCCGCGCTGTTCAGCATGTTGAAGGCCATGAACTGGCGGCGGAGGAAGGCGCCGACGCCGGCGTGGACCAGGGTGATGGTCTCCGACATGCCCCGGAAGAGGGCGCTGAAGCCGTCGTAGGCCATGCCCAGGAGGGCGGATCCGGCCAGGACCTTGGCCTGGTTCCCGGCGCTCTCGCCGCTGGCGAGGATCTCGGCGGTGGCCGTGGCCTCGGGCCAGGGGAAGACCCCGTGGTTGTCCACCATGAAGTTGTGGCGCAGGGGGATGAAGAAGAGGATGCCCAGGGAGCCGCCCAGGAAGGACACCAGGACCACCTGCCACATGTGGGGGGTGGGGACGGAGGAGCCGGGGACGGCGGCCAGCATGTAGAGGGCGGGGATCGTGAAGACCGCGCCGGCCACCACGTGGCCCGAGTTGGCCCCGATGCTGGTGATGATGACGTTCTCCAGGATGGAGGAGCGCCGGGCGTAGAACCTCGAGATGCCGATGGCGAGGATGGAGATGGGGATGGCGGCCTCGATGCCCTGGCCCACGCGGAGGGCCAGGTAGGCCGCGGCCATGCTGAAGACGGCGCAGAAGAGGATGCCGTACAGCACGCTGCGGAGGGTCACTTCGGGCACGCCGTCCTGGGGCACGAGGGGCACGTATTCCTCGCCGGGCTCCAGGACACGCCGGTAGTTCTCCGGCAGGCCCTTGATGGCCGTGGATTCGTCGGATGAGGACATGGATTCTCCTGGGGGACTGGGGATGGCTGGATCAGGCGGGGTACTTGTCCATGACGCCCTGCACCACGCGCCGGGAGAGGCCGTGGTAGCCCGGGGACGCCTGGGCGAAGATGTCGCGGGCCAGGGCGCGGGTCGCCGCGGTCCGGCCGAGGGCGCCGTACAGGGGCCGCAGGTACTTCATGCGCCCCACCCGGGAGAGGACCTCGCGGACCCGGGGGAACACGGCCTCGTACCCGCTGCCGGCGGCCACGACGAGCCACTCCACGAGGATCTCGTGGTTGCCCCGCCCGGTGAGGGCCAGGGTCCGGTCCAGCCAGGCGCAGGCGTCCAGGGGCAGGACGCGGGGCAGGTTCTGCAGGAAGACCAGCAGTTCGGTGGGCGTCCAGGCCTTCATGGCCTCCGCGTCGGGCCGGTGGCCGGGGAATCCCTTGCCCAGGGCCTCCAGGGCCTCCAGGGTCTCCGACCGGAAGACCGGGGCGTTGGCGGGCATGCCGGGCTTGTGGAGCCAGTCGTCGGCGCCGATGCGGGCCAGGAGCCCCGGCAGCCGCTCCTCCACGAAGGCCTGCCACTGCTCGGTGGTGATGGAGGTGAAGCGGAAGCGCTTCATGTAGGCCTGCACGAAGGCCGCGAAGGTCTCCTCGCCGGCCTCGCGCTCCATCAGGGCCACGAGCCGGGCGCCCTTCTCGTAGGGGATGCTGGAGAAGGCGTCGTCGGGGTCCACGCCCTCCAGGTGGGTGCGCAGGACCGTCAGTTCCGGCGCGTCCTTGAAGCGGGCCAGGGATTCGTCCAGGGCCTTCTGGCCGATGGCCCAGCCGATGGCGTAGGCCTCCTGGCCGCGCAGGGCCTTCAGGATCTTGCGCTCGGCCCACACCGTGAAGCCCTCGTTGAGCCAGAAGTGCTCGGCGGTGGCGTTGGTGACCAGGTTGCCGGTCCAGGAGTGGGCCAGCTCGTGGGCCACCACGTCCACCAGGGAGCGGTCCCCGGCCAGGAGGGTCGGGGTGAGGAAGGTCATGCGGGGGTTCTCCATCCCGCCGTAGGGGAAGGAGGGGGGCAGCACGAGCATGTCGTAGCGGTCCCAGTCGTAGGGCCCGAAGAGCCCCTCGGCGCGGACGATCATGTCCTCGACGCCGGCGAACTCCCAGGCGGCGCGCTCGATGGTGGCGGGCTCGGCCCACACCCGGGACCGGTGGCTGAGGTCCCGGCCCTCCAGCTCGCCCACGGCCAGGGCCAGCAGGTAGCTGGGGATGGGCTGCGGCATGCGGAAGCGCCAGGCCCGGGTGCCCGGGATCGGCCCCGGCTCGTCCCCGTCGGGCCCGGCGCTCATGACGGCCGTGAGCCCCTCGGGCACGACGACCTCGGCGTTGTAGGCGACCCGGGCCACCGCGCAGTCCTGGCAGGGCACCAGGGTGCGGGCGTGGATGGCCTGGCACTGGCTGAAGAGGAAGGGATGCCGGCCGCCCTCGGTCTGGGCGGGCTCCAGCCACTGGAGGCCCATGGCCGCGGGGCTGGTCTCGTAGGCGACGACCACCGCCCCGGTGCCGGCGGGGAGCTGCAGGCGCAGCCGCCGTCCCAGGATGGGATCCTCGGGGCCCAGCTCGAAGGGCACGTCCACGTCCGTGGCCGGGACCCAGGCCCGGTAGATGGTCAGGCCCTTGGTGTCCAGGTCCAGGAGGCCCTCCGACGGCTCCGCGAGGACCAGGGTGGCCTCGCCGCCCAGGACCTTCCGCTCGAAGTCCACCAGGAAGCGGAGATGCCAGCGTTCCGTGCGGGGCTGGGCGTCGTCGAAGTACGAATGGGGATCGGGGCGGGCCATGGGCGGGTTCCTCCAGGTGCCGGGAAAAATGGGAAATTTCTATCAGGAAACAGGATTTGTTCCAAGGATCTGGGCCCATTATCCCTGGGTCGAGGGGCTTCCAGGGTCACAATTCGTCGGACGGCCGCAATCCGGATGGCCCACAACGAAAAGCCGATCGCGGGGATCGGCTTCTCGTCGTGGGGTGGGGAGGCGGGTCAGTGCCCGGCCTGGCCGGCGGGGATCTTCAGGTCCTCGCCCTTGTCCTGGACGATGCGCTTGTACCAGTCGGGGGCGTAGGCGGGGTGGGTCACCTGGCCCTTGGCGTCGCGGACGTTGCCGTCCAGGTACTTCCAGATGAGGAACTCGCCCAGCTTCTTCCAGCGGGCCGTGGC
Encoded here:
- a CDS encoding M1 family metallopeptidase, translating into MARPDPHSYFDDAQPRTERWHLRFLVDFERKVLGGEATLVLAEPSEGLLDLDTKGLTIYRAWVPATDVDVPFELGPEDPILGRRLRLQLPAGTGAVVVAYETSPAAMGLQWLEPAQTEGGRHPFLFSQCQAIHARTLVPCQDCAVARVAYNAEVVVPEGLTAVMSAGPDGDEPGPIPGTRAWRFRMPQPIPSYLLALAVGELEGRDLSHRSRVWAEPATIERAAWEFAGVEDMIVRAEGLFGPYDWDRYDMLVLPPSFPYGGMENPRMTFLTPTLLAGDRSLVDVVAHELAHSWTGNLVTNATAEHFWLNEGFTVWAERKILKALRGQEAYAIGWAIGQKALDESLARFKDAPELTVLRTHLEGVDPDDAFSSIPYEKGARLVALMEREAGEETFAAFVQAYMKRFRFTSITTEQWQAFVEERLPGLLARIGADDWLHKPGMPANAPVFRSETLEALEALGKGFPGHRPDAEAMKAWTPTELLVFLQNLPRVLPLDACAWLDRTLALTGRGNHEILVEWLVVAAGSGYEAVFPRVREVLSRVGRMKYLRPLYGALGRTAATRALARDIFAQASPGYHGLSRRVVQGVMDKYPA